Proteins from one Arsenophonus apicola genomic window:
- a CDS encoding restriction endonuclease subunit S translates to MDYAKYVDGNFVYLTNEKADELIGSNCKPNDLVFTHRGTIGQVALIPHNKYPRYVISQSGMKLTVNQSIINSEFLFYFFKSDYGQYQILKYEAQVGVPSISNPLTSLKEMYVPVPLLVEQKAIASVLSSLDNKIDLLHRQNKTLEAMAETLFRQWFVETSNDYCKEVELHEIINFNPKRILLKGSNAIYLEMAGLNTNTFSASGYYNRDFTSGQKFINQDTLLARITPCLENGKAGYIHFLYQDNVGWGSTEFIVLRPKSDFHPLFAYILCRNKDFKEYAESCMEGSSGRQRVNVSHLSMYTLNLPSNDVIIQFNKTLASIEPKLVSNALQIQTLQKLRDTLLPKLISGEVRVKYTPEHVEQ, encoded by the coding sequence ATGGATTATGCGAAATATGTTGATGGTAACTTTGTTTATCTTACAAATGAAAAAGCAGATGAGTTAATTGGCAGTAATTGTAAGCCTAATGATCTTGTTTTTACGCATAGAGGAACTATTGGACAAGTTGCATTGATTCCTCATAATAAATATCCTCGCTATGTTATTTCCCAGTCAGGGATGAAGTTGACTGTTAATCAGTCAATTATTAATTCAGAGTTTTTATTCTATTTTTTCAAATCTGATTATGGTCAGTATCAAATACTTAAATATGAAGCTCAAGTTGGAGTCCCATCAATAAGCAACCCGTTAACATCGTTGAAAGAAATGTATGTTCCAGTTCCATTGTTGGTAGAACAAAAAGCCATTGCCTCAGTCTTATCTTCGTTAGATAACAAAATTGACTTACTCCATCGCCAAAATAAAACCTTAGAAGCGATGGCTGAAACCCTTTTTCGTCAGTGGTTTGTGGAAACTAGCAATGATTATTGTAAAGAAGTAGAATTACATGAAATCATTAATTTCAATCCTAAAAGGATTTTGCTTAAAGGTTCAAATGCAATATATTTAGAGATGGCAGGTCTTAATACAAATACATTTTCTGCATCCGGTTATTATAATAGAGACTTTACATCAGGACAAAAATTTATAAATCAGGATACATTATTGGCTCGTATTACTCCTTGCCTTGAAAATGGCAAAGCAGGCTATATTCACTTTTTATATCAAGATAACGTAGGTTGGGGTTCAACAGAGTTTATTGTATTAAGACCTAAATCTGACTTTCATCCATTATTTGCATATATATTATGTCGTAATAAGGATTTTAAAGAATATGCAGAAAGTTGTATGGAAGGTTCAAGTGGTAGACAACGAGTTAATGTGTCTCATCTATCAATGTATACTCTTAATCTACCAAGTAATGATGTAATTATTCAATTCAATAAAACCCTAGCATCTATTGAGCCAAAGTTGGTTAGTAATGCATTGCAAATCCAAACCCTACAAAAACTCCGTGACACCTTACTACCAAAATTAATAAGTGGTGAAGTACGAGTAAAATATACACCTGAACATGTAGAACAATGA
- a CDS encoding type I restriction-modification system subunit M, with the protein MARRPKETKSEPLEVILWKAADKLRKNIDAAEYKHVVLGLIFLKYISDSFESHYEKLNQGQAEFAGADPEDSDEYLAYNVFFVPEKTRWATLLSHAKQPNIGKLVDKAMEAIEEDNPQLKGVLSKVYARQNLDATVLGELIDLIGDIALGNAKSRSADVLGHVFEYFLGEFALAEGKQGGQFYTPKSIVSLLVNMLEPYEGRIFDPCCGSGGMFVQSEKFVESHQGNIDNISIYGQESNQTTWRLAKMNLAIRGINSEQVKWNSEGSFLNDAHKDLRADFIIANPPFNVSDWSGEQLRKDARWQYGVPPAGNANFAWMQHFLYHLSPKGQAGVVLAKGALTSKTSGEGDIRAALVKDANVIDCIVNLPAKLFLNTQIPAALWFMRRDRHNSSHYQNRSGEILFIDARNLGHLINRRTKVLSDEDIKLISETYHNWRNKSGEYEDVAGFCASVAVEKVAELDYVLTPGRYVGLADEEDDFDFKQRFTQLKAEFEAQLEEEAKLNQAIAENLAKVMV; encoded by the coding sequence ATGGCCAGAAGACCAAAAGAAACTAAATCAGAGCCCTTAGAGGTTATTCTGTGGAAAGCTGCGGATAAATTGCGTAAAAATATTGATGCGGCTGAATATAAACACGTTGTACTAGGGCTGATATTCTTAAAGTATATTTCTGATTCGTTTGAGTCTCACTATGAAAAGCTCAACCAAGGTCAGGCTGAGTTTGCGGGTGCAGATCCAGAAGATAGTGATGAATACCTTGCCTATAATGTGTTTTTTGTGCCAGAGAAGACACGTTGGGCGACTTTGCTGAGTCATGCTAAGCAACCGAATATTGGTAAATTAGTTGATAAAGCCATGGAAGCCATCGAAGAAGATAACCCGCAATTAAAAGGGGTTTTATCTAAAGTCTACGCCCGCCAAAACCTAGATGCGACAGTTTTAGGTGAGCTGATTGATCTTATAGGGGATATTGCACTGGGCAATGCTAAATCGCGCTCCGCCGATGTGTTAGGACACGTATTTGAGTATTTCTTAGGTGAATTTGCCCTAGCAGAAGGTAAGCAAGGCGGCCAGTTCTATACGCCTAAATCGATAGTCTCTTTACTGGTTAATATGTTAGAGCCATATGAAGGGCGTATTTTTGACCCCTGCTGCGGTTCTGGTGGTATGTTTGTTCAGTCAGAGAAGTTTGTTGAATCTCATCAGGGCAATATTGATAACATCTCGATTTACGGTCAAGAATCTAATCAAACCACATGGCGGTTGGCTAAAATGAACTTGGCGATTCGGGGTATTAACTCTGAACAAGTAAAATGGAATAGTGAAGGCTCTTTCCTAAATGACGCCCACAAAGACCTCCGTGCTGATTTTATTATCGCCAACCCTCCGTTTAACGTATCTGATTGGTCAGGTGAACAGCTGCGTAAAGACGCCCGTTGGCAGTATGGCGTACCACCAGCTGGTAATGCTAATTTTGCATGGATGCAGCACTTTTTATATCACTTGTCACCTAAAGGGCAAGCCGGCGTAGTATTGGCGAAAGGCGCGTTAACCTCGAAGACTTCTGGTGAAGGGGATATTCGTGCTGCCTTAGTGAAAGATGCCAATGTGATTGACTGTATTGTTAACTTACCAGCTAAGCTGTTCCTTAACACCCAAATTCCAGCGGCATTATGGTTTATGCGCCGTGACCGCCACAACTCCTCTCACTATCAAAACCGCAGTGGTGAAATTTTGTTTATTGATGCCCGTAATTTAGGTCATTTGATTAATCGTCGCACCAAAGTGTTATCTGATGAGGATATTAAACTAATTTCAGAGACCTACCATAACTGGCGCAATAAAAGCGGTGAATACGAAGATGTAGCCGGTTTTTGTGCATCGGTAGCCGTTGAGAAAGTGGCTGAGCTGGATTATGTCCTGACGCCGGGGCGTTATGTTGGTCTGGCCGACGAAGAAGATGATTTTGATTTTAAACAGCGTTTTACTCAGCTAAAAGCGGAGTTTGAAGCCCAGTTAGAAGAAGAAGCAAAACTCAATCAGGCCATTGCTGAGAATTTGGCAAAGGTGATGGTATGA
- a CDS encoding SGNH/GDSL hydrolase family protein has product MQSTRFRNVIVFGDSLSDTGLMAGSIIGKLASAFGAMTVNPTGRYSDCRNWTDHMFEAATGGESLVMANASISKKLTSKHQSFSQDSGWGQSSDLWFRYANYAVGGATGGIPHGIAHKCSLTTMKNEVNAFRKDFSSLGIIDENFLFIVWFGANDLYTAGMPANRMSEVAIKIAEKRRTELANIVGASNAHFIYINMGLPLSAARYQEMVNSANEKYQTSANEDKAKRIFDNVRQQINNFESGAMLFNHTLREITERNGDMYVDMASLLKPESMTNLYEKLHLLEGVQAAGTSNQFIDSCNYDIIMGNKTKVSTSDKAHPTDRVYRVVWQKICEALWERGYTFGTLPVARGTNCTHFCTRL; this is encoded by the coding sequence ATGCAATCCACACGATTTCGTAATGTTATTGTCTTCGGCGACAGTTTATCTGATACAGGTCTGATGGCCGGTTCCATTATTGGTAAGCTAGCGAGCGCATTCGGTGCCATGACGGTCAATCCGACAGGCCGTTACAGTGATTGCCGTAACTGGACAGATCATATGTTTGAGGCGGCAACTGGTGGAGAATCACTGGTGATGGCTAATGCTAGCATCTCAAAAAAATTAACTAGCAAGCATCAATCATTTTCGCAAGACTCCGGTTGGGGGCAGAGTTCCGATTTATGGTTTCGCTATGCTAATTATGCTGTCGGTGGCGCTACAGGAGGGATACCGCACGGTATTGCTCACAAATGCTCACTCACTACCATGAAAAATGAGGTCAATGCGTTTAGAAAAGATTTTTCATCATTAGGGATAATAGATGAAAATTTTCTTTTTATTGTTTGGTTTGGCGCTAACGACCTATACACGGCTGGTATGCCTGCCAATAGGATGAGCGAAGTAGCAATTAAAATTGCTGAAAAACGTAGAACAGAGCTGGCTAATATCGTAGGTGCAAGTAATGCTCACTTTATCTATATAAATATGGGACTTCCACTATCGGCTGCGCGTTATCAGGAGATGGTTAATTCTGCCAATGAGAAATATCAAACATCTGCTAACGAGGATAAAGCTAAGCGTATTTTTGATAATGTCAGGCAACAAATTAATAACTTTGAAAGTGGAGCCATGTTATTTAACCACACGCTAAGAGAGATAACCGAACGTAATGGCGATATGTATGTCGATATGGCGTCATTACTGAAACCAGAATCGATGACTAATTTGTATGAAAAGTTACATCTATTAGAAGGGGTGCAAGCCGCCGGCACCAGTAACCAATTTATTGATAGTTGTAATTACGATATTATTATGGGTAATAAAACTAAAGTGTCCACTTCTGATAAAGCCCATCCAACGGATCGTGTCTATCGTGTGGTATGGCAGAAAATTTGTGAGGCGCTGTGGGAAAGAGGTTACACCTTCGGCACCCTGCCTGTCGCTAGGGGAACTAATTGTACTCATTTCTGTACAAGGCTTTGA
- a CDS encoding PAS and helix-turn-helix domain-containing protein, translated as MNIFSEKNILSFMEKSLGNWCVKDINSDYIFMNKKGIDYYGFNKIDFEGKSDKEIPIERCQDLWPEFIAHDRKVIEKNKKIAAIEIHKYNSSSSANIIANYCEKTPLYDDNNKIIGVVCYGIELDNAALLHYMNRLSIQKIEFDAQNDIFSKRELEVIFWAQQRLTAKEIAKRLGISPQTVEGHLKLIYKKADVHSIFQLIEYCKHVGLDRYIPMDFIRKGVQLIDE; from the coding sequence ATGAATATTTTTTCCGAAAAAAACATTCTGTCTTTTATGGAAAAAAGCTTAGGAAATTGGTGTGTTAAAGATATAAACTCAGATTATATATTTATGAATAAAAAGGGAATTGATTACTATGGTTTTAATAAAATAGATTTTGAAGGTAAGTCTGACAAAGAAATACCGATCGAACGTTGCCAAGATCTTTGGCCGGAATTTATAGCACATGATCGAAAAGTAATAGAAAAAAATAAAAAAATCGCTGCGATTGAAATTCATAAATATAATTCAAGCTCATCAGCCAATATAATTGCAAACTATTGTGAAAAAACACCGCTCTATGATGATAACAATAAAATAATTGGAGTTGTTTGTTACGGCATTGAGCTTGATAATGCCGCGTTATTGCATTATATGAACCGATTAAGTATACAAAAAATTGAATTTGACGCACAAAATGATATTTTCAGTAAACGGGAATTAGAAGTGATCTTTTGGGCACAACAGCGCCTAACAGCGAAAGAAATAGCTAAACGGTTAGGGATTTCACCTCAAACTGTAGAAGGACATTTGAAGCTAATTTATAAAAAAGCAGATGTTCATAGTATTTTTCAGCTTATTGAATATTGTAAACATGTTGGACTTGATAGATATATTCCGATGGATTTTATTCGCAAAGGTGTGCAATTAATTGATGAATGA
- a CDS encoding cytosine permease codes for MTENDYASNRVPMQSRIRIIKVTLVRIGYLTSLGQFMLGATLGHSMTFRDAILATFFGSLILEFVSLGLGLAGMKEGLSTSILAKWCGFGKIGSAIIGLAIATSLLGWFGIQNSVLAEGIQYTFDYKINFTLTSALSGLCLTFLVAFGFRALSFTALISVPLFFIVIGYIFFILTKDFNIIDVFNKIPNGNRLTISEGATIVAGGCIAGTLTTPDISRYCRNTKDVILMSTISIIVGPFIVTGIAILIAHALNTADVVKIMTTSAGVIGLLTVILSAIKVNDVNLYSSSLGIANTIEIFTGKKFKYFQLTLIVGCIGTLLSMLGILTHFTNFLSLLGTIFPPITGVMLVDYYILRTSRKILDASRENGMLPNELSTPLIGWPAIMACILGAIVGIEVKVGIPSLNSILMASIVYFLLMKTKIFIFENKN; via the coding sequence ATGACTGAGAATGATTATGCTTCTAATAGAGTTCCGATGCAATCTAGGATCAGAATAATTAAGGTCACTTTAGTTAGAATCGGATATTTAACATCACTAGGTCAATTTATGCTTGGGGCAACATTAGGTCATTCTATGACATTCAGGGATGCTATCTTAGCAACTTTTTTTGGCAGTTTGATTTTAGAGTTTGTTAGTTTAGGATTAGGTTTAGCCGGAATGAAAGAAGGTTTATCTACTTCTATTTTGGCCAAATGGTGTGGATTTGGAAAAATTGGTTCGGCAATAATAGGATTAGCTATTGCTACTAGCTTATTAGGTTGGTTTGGTATACAAAATTCTGTTTTGGCGGAAGGAATACAATATACATTTGATTATAAGATAAATTTCACATTAACTTCGGCTCTATCCGGTTTGTGCCTTACCTTTTTAGTGGCTTTTGGTTTTCGTGCTTTAAGCTTTACCGCGTTAATATCCGTGCCATTATTTTTTATCGTAATTGGTTATATTTTTTTTATTCTTACAAAAGATTTTAATATTATTGATGTTTTTAATAAAATACCAAACGGAAATCGATTAACTATTAGCGAGGGAGCAACAATAGTTGCAGGCGGTTGCATAGCGGGCACTTTAACGACACCAGATATTAGTCGTTATTGTAGAAATACTAAAGATGTCATTTTGATGAGCACAATATCAATAATAGTAGGACCATTCATTGTAACTGGAATAGCAATATTAATTGCCCACGCGTTAAATACGGCTGATGTAGTAAAAATAATGACAACCAGTGCCGGCGTAATAGGCCTATTAACGGTTATATTATCTGCTATTAAAGTCAACGATGTTAATCTCTATTCTTCATCTTTAGGCATCGCTAATACCATCGAAATTTTTACCGGTAAAAAATTTAAATATTTTCAGTTAACATTAATTGTCGGCTGTATCGGTACCCTTTTGTCGATGCTTGGTATTTTAACTCACTTTACTAATTTTCTTTCTTTACTAGGAACTATTTTTCCACCCATTACTGGTGTGATGCTAGTTGATTATTATATTTTGCGAACCAGCCGGAAAATATTAGATGCAAGCAGAGAAAATGGCATGTTACCGAATGAATTATCTACACCATTAATTGGCTGGCCAGCGATTATGGCATGCATTCTAGGCGCTATTGTCGGCATAGAAGTTAAGGTAGGGATACCGTCATTAAACTCTATTTTAATGGCCAGCATAGTTTATTTTTTGTTAATGAAAACTAAGATTTTTATTTTTGAAAATAAAAACTAA
- a CDS encoding VENN motif pre-toxin domain-containing protein, giving the protein MTWWFIALASGTAEGAYSGADAGVIAVQNNFLSAKNVIDMKKELEEAERIGAEKEAIYQKYGKISAENRDKATALVQNGTPFDVIGVWEELNGGVDVADSLKWATIFADLSAEKNTRLIRLAE; this is encoded by the coding sequence TTGACTTGGTGGTTTATCGCCCTGGCCTCGGGCACAGCCGAAGGTGCCTATAGTGGCGCGGATGCCGGTGTTATTGCGGTGCAAAATAACTTTTTGAGTGCTAAGAATGTCATTGACATGAAAAAAGAGCTTGAAGAGGCAGAGAGAATTGGGGCGGAGAAAGAAGCGATTTATCAAAAATATGGCAAAATTAGCGCAGAGAATAGAGATAAAGCAACAGCACTAGTTCAAAATGGCACACCATTCGATGTGATAGGGGTATGGGAAGAATTAAACGGCGGTGTTGATGTAGCGGATTCATTGAAATGGGCTACTATTTTTGCTGATCTCAGTGCTGAAAAAAACACTCGACTCATTAGGCTAGCAGAATAA
- a CDS encoding DUF637 domain-containing protein, with protein sequence MFTQFVQLEKTSYTLASPLVVGRISAGNNLYIKSDQLVNDKSIIESRNDSYLHSKNITAISQKLGEKSVWVAMHNALDQSANYILLQGSLHQIFGYIPAHHAYQKSDYEDARIRYFVDYGQYLSFIPADIAEKAPYESFIYDSATHLIPVNQPEIGLWRDHDFLAARFSATNNLVITADNIQFNKIYPQPLNSVAELHEKFDDKQLLVGKNITLNSKQLTGSLSAQAQNNLSISSENILLNNSELSANNELNLIAKNDIALTDTGLAGHNVLLLSKNGAISYQAAEYHRYDDDDFWQYDLFPDEDLFPYFDIAPKYKLLAAKNRLDMIAGQDIQIDNKVALNVPIINITTNGSIYFNRPEKALFNKPLHYDRLELNLKSIYDFHDKEYHQRDLETSEQYQPKWQKARHILLNAGKDIVFNGVDLQAEQGIEVFAGNDIQLAPAPFKLQDNFYLLLKRRFTNLDTLAASFYSPQLKSPFDLSSNIKSPTTQAFKSYLTSEGTLLLNAGRDLNLQAAELSSKQATHLFAGRNIDLSVKILTTDLIAQKELQQTYQPQSFTPVVHSGGALHMVAGENLFLQAANIKSGGAMALTAGNEFVIDYVPYRAEIESDGYHEKLRHLTTQLHSGGRLDLFSKQHLLIKGAQLLATGDITLVSAGNTELKALKNRDHGWQHGKLIDKTYQQGVEIESCGALNILAGGHLLFQAAKLKAQRIMDIAAQGGYLYAQAMEETEHYEEKRKSCNRWTLCLTKNSEHRTYHAVKNRVTEFHAGNDISLLSYNDSIYEATKINTQRNATLTSTHGRVLFKAVQNQTLNQTISNSQDIFITRLDKGSYSAVWQLPTIQYGGELTVNAAQGIEADVNGQKGQTLKQVIASLGDSPESQWLKVLQDKPDVNWHKVENEYKSWDITQQQLHPVSAAVIAIATGAAASALAIPAGISAASAAGLSGTSAIVMQGAVSAGVRAIAAKAAVSLANNQGDISATLKELGGSQSVKSIIASMAIEGSLAGLDTTVLSNGDSVAHSAQHYNPTFPRFSDGEWQHTVQRVTAQSLITSGVDTALNGGSFKDKLAAALVSQTSRQLHAEGAHLIAKNGQVLGNPGKLLSHGAMAALSAEIADSDKVAAAAGAFAAELAAIGLGDNYYVDSSNRQQKILDTSRVIGGLAGALASGTAEGAYSGADAGVIAVENNYLTAKESQRLEKDLAACKATGGDCRSVIQEYIDISNKNSQALIEACTGGGVSCVTWEELITAYTNEAKDAHPLQIRFGERLKDPDAAALVNYLNGTDLKFLQENITQGDRTLVVIMDPSSWPVAVMGAKAIVTNSVTRGKEQLIAVGVSSAANAGIQYGITGEVKLSDVIGAGVIGSITTGKGYNPTVTWNAAGGYYTAEIKGDDPFISALLSKAGASGGYATGNIIKVPMNKKLNPISKQYEWVPTGVWTITKPAPQNSIPSIAGNIGDSVMSEVVQDKLKNMPRKEQ encoded by the coding sequence TTGTTTACGCAATTTGTGCAATTGGAGAAAACGAGTTACACATTAGCTTCCCCGCTAGTCGTTGGGCGCATTTCTGCCGGTAACAATCTCTATATTAAAAGTGATCAATTAGTTAATGATAAATCGATTATTGAGTCCCGCAATGATAGTTATCTGCACAGTAAGAATATCACTGCCATTAGCCAAAAACTGGGTGAAAAATCCGTCTGGGTAGCTATGCACAATGCGTTAGATCAATCGGCTAATTATATTTTACTGCAAGGATCTTTACATCAAATATTCGGTTATATACCAGCTCATCATGCTTATCAAAAAAGTGATTATGAAGATGCTCGCATTCGTTATTTTGTCGATTATGGTCAATATCTGTCATTTATACCGGCAGACATAGCAGAAAAAGCACCTTATGAGTCATTCATTTATGACAGCGCGACTCACTTAATACCCGTTAACCAGCCAGAAATAGGCCTTTGGCGGGATCACGATTTTTTAGCGGCCAGATTTTCAGCGACCAATAACCTGGTTATCACTGCGGATAACATACAATTCAATAAGATCTATCCACAGCCGCTTAATTCCGTGGCTGAATTACATGAAAAGTTCGATGATAAACAACTTTTAGTCGGCAAAAATATTACCCTAAATAGTAAACAGCTCACTGGCTCATTATCAGCCCAGGCACAAAATAACCTGTCTATTAGCAGTGAAAATATTCTACTCAATAATAGCGAGCTTAGCGCTAACAACGAACTTAACCTGATCGCTAAGAATGACATTGCACTAACGGATACCGGATTAGCAGGCCATAATGTGCTGCTACTGAGTAAAAATGGGGCTATCAGCTATCAGGCAGCTGAATATCACCGCTACGATGACGATGATTTTTGGCAGTATGATTTGTTTCCAGATGAAGACTTATTTCCTTACTTTGATATAGCGCCAAAATATAAATTGCTTGCGGCGAAAAACCGGTTGGATATGATTGCCGGCCAGGATATACAAATTGATAACAAAGTGGCGTTAAATGTGCCAATAATCAATATTACCACTAATGGCAGTATTTATTTCAATCGCCCGGAAAAAGCGTTGTTTAACAAACCGCTGCATTATGATCGATTAGAACTGAACTTAAAATCAATCTATGATTTCCATGATAAAGAATATCATCAACGCGACTTAGAAACGAGTGAGCAATATCAACCTAAATGGCAAAAAGCGCGCCATATTTTACTTAATGCCGGTAAAGATATTGTTTTTAATGGCGTAGACTTACAGGCTGAGCAAGGGATAGAAGTCTTCGCTGGTAACGATATTCAGTTAGCACCCGCGCCATTTAAGCTACAAGACAATTTTTATCTGCTATTAAAACGTCGTTTTACCAATTTGGATACCTTAGCGGCATCGTTTTATTCCCCACAGCTTAAATCGCCTTTTGATTTGAGTAGTAATATAAAATCACCCACAACCCAAGCATTTAAATCTTATTTGACCTCTGAGGGGACTTTACTGCTCAATGCAGGTCGCGATCTTAACTTGCAGGCCGCCGAATTATCCTCTAAGCAAGCCACCCATCTCTTTGCTGGACGTAACATTGATCTCTCTGTCAAGATCCTGACAACCGATTTAATCGCCCAAAAAGAGCTTCAACAGACTTATCAACCACAAAGTTTCACGCCAGTGGTACACTCGGGTGGCGCATTACATATGGTGGCCGGTGAAAATCTTTTTTTACAAGCCGCCAATATTAAAAGTGGTGGGGCAATGGCACTGACCGCCGGCAATGAGTTTGTCATTGATTACGTACCTTATCGAGCAGAAATCGAATCCGATGGCTATCATGAAAAACTTCGTCACCTAACTACGCAACTACACAGTGGTGGTCGTTTAGATTTATTCAGTAAACAACACTTGCTTATCAAAGGCGCTCAACTACTGGCAACTGGCGATATTACGCTGGTATCGGCCGGCAATACAGAATTAAAAGCGCTAAAAAATCGCGATCACGGTTGGCAGCATGGCAAATTAATTGATAAAACCTATCAACAAGGGGTTGAAATTGAAAGCTGTGGCGCGCTTAACATCCTCGCTGGTGGCCATCTGCTTTTTCAGGCCGCTAAGCTTAAGGCACAGCGGATAATGGATATTGCTGCGCAAGGAGGCTATCTCTACGCTCAGGCGATGGAAGAGACTGAACACTATGAAGAAAAACGTAAAAGTTGTAATCGTTGGACATTGTGTTTAACTAAAAATAGTGAGCATCGTACCTATCATGCAGTAAAAAACAGAGTGACTGAATTTCATGCCGGTAATGATATCAGTTTGTTGAGTTATAATGACAGTATTTATGAAGCGACAAAAATTAATACCCAACGTAACGCGACATTAACTAGTACCCATGGCCGTGTTCTATTTAAGGCGGTGCAGAACCAAACCTTGAATCAAACCATTAGTAACTCACAAGATATCTTCATTACTCGGCTTGATAAAGGGTCGTATTCAGCAGTGTGGCAGTTACCGACGATTCAATATGGTGGTGAACTAACAGTAAATGCCGCACAAGGGATCGAAGCAGATGTCAACGGTCAAAAAGGACAAACGCTTAAACAGGTTATCGCCAGTTTAGGTGACTCGCCTGAGTCTCAATGGTTGAAAGTACTGCAAGACAAGCCGGACGTTAATTGGCATAAAGTGGAAAATGAGTATAAAAGCTGGGATATCACGCAACAACAACTTCACCCGGTCAGCGCAGCGGTGATAGCGATTGCGACCGGTGCGGCCGCCTCGGCCTTGGCGATACCGGCAGGAATAAGCGCGGCCTCGGCGGCCGGCTTGAGCGGCACGAGTGCGATTGTGATGCAGGGGGCAGTCTCAGCCGGTGTAAGAGCGATTGCCGCTAAAGCGGCCGTTTCACTGGCGAATAATCAGGGGGATATTTCAGCGACCCTCAAAGAGCTTGGCGGCAGCCAATCGGTCAAATCGATTATTGCTTCGATGGCCATCGAAGGGTCACTGGCGGGTTTAGATACGACAGTATTAAGTAACGGTGATAGCGTTGCGCACAGCGCCCAACACTATAACCCAACCTTTCCGAGATTTAGTGATGGTGAATGGCAACATACTGTTCAGCGGGTGACGGCGCAATCACTGATTACCTCAGGTGTAGACACGGCACTTAATGGCGGCAGTTTTAAAGATAAACTGGCCGCCGCGTTAGTCAGCCAGACCAGTCGTCAATTACATGCCGAAGGGGCACATTTAATCGCTAAAAATGGTCAGGTACTTGGCAACCCGGGCAAACTGCTCAGTCATGGCGCCATGGCGGCTTTAAGTGCAGAGATAGCCGATAGTGATAAAGTAGCAGCGGCGGCCGGCGCCTTTGCCGCGGAATTGGCGGCAATCGGATTAGGCGATAATTACTATGTTGATAGTTCAAATAGACAGCAAAAAATCCTTGACACCAGCCGAGTAATAGGCGGCCTGGCCGGCGCACTAGCCTCGGGTACCGCCGAAGGCGCCTATAGTGGCGCGGATGCGGGGGTTATCGCGGTTGAGAATAATTATCTGACGGCTAAGGAATCTCAACGATTAGAGAAAGATTTAGCCGCTTGTAAAGCAACGGGTGGGGATTGTCGTTCAGTTATTCAAGAGTACATTGATATTAGTAATAAGAATAGCCAAGCACTGATAGAAGCTTGTACTGGCGGTGGCGTATCTTGTGTGACTTGGGAAGAACTGATTACCGCGTATACCAATGAAGCCAAAGATGCGCATCCATTGCAAATTCGATTTGGCGAAAGATTAAAAGATCCAGATGCTGCTGCTTTAGTGAATTATCTTAATGGAACAGATCTGAAATTTTTGCAAGAAAATATCACGCAAGGTGATAGAACGCTGGTAGTGATAATGGATCCGAGCTCTTGGCCTGTCGCCGTGATGGGAGCAAAAGCGATAGTTACCAATAGTGTTACAAGAGGTAAAGAGCAATTAATCGCAGTAGGAGTATCTAGTGCGGCTAATGCAGGGATCCAATATGGTATAACCGGAGAAGTTAAACTGTCTGATGTTATTGGCGCAGGGGTTATTGGCTCGATTACAACAGGAAAAGGATACAATCCAACAGTAACCTGGAATGCGGCAGGAGGTTATTACACTGCTGAAATTAAAGGTGATGATCCGTTTATTTCTGCATTATTAAGTAAAGCTGGAGCATCTGGTGGATATGCAACTGGTAATATTATTAAGGTACCGATGAATAAGAAATTAAATCCTATATCGAAACAGTATGAATGGGTTCCAACAGGAGTTTGGACTATAACTAAACCAGCCCCACAAAATTCAATACCATCGATAGCAGGTAATATTGGTGATTCTGTTATGTCAGAAGTAGTTCAAGATAAATTAAAAAATATGCCGAGAAAAGAACAATGA